One window from the genome of Paenibacillus azoreducens encodes:
- a CDS encoding carbohydrate ABC transporter permease, whose product MFKNLSYKTQRKLIIVLFSLIPVTLLFTFSYLPVFNMFKYSFTDWNGYSKHYDYVGFDNYKTIFTDSKYFTVFKVSLYYFVGSFVQMAIALYFATILSFKVRLKNFFKGVLFFPYLLNGVAIGFIFLFFFRPDGTLDTLMQSFGLGEYTQGWLLNPNIINISLSGASVWRYMGFNFIIFLGAISSIGKDVYEAADIDGANRWHQFRHIILPSIKSIVQLNLILAISGAISAFDIPYIMTGGSNGSNTFVIQTVNTAFKFNKLGLASAMAVVLLFIVIIVTLLQKLLIKEDK is encoded by the coding sequence GTGTTCAAAAACTTAAGCTACAAAACGCAGCGAAAATTAATCATCGTGCTTTTCTCGCTAATTCCCGTCACTTTACTGTTCACGTTTTCGTACTTGCCCGTATTCAATATGTTCAAATACAGTTTCACCGACTGGAACGGATATAGTAAGCATTACGATTACGTTGGGTTTGATAATTACAAAACAATTTTTACAGATTCCAAATATTTTACCGTATTTAAAGTGAGTTTGTATTATTTTGTAGGTTCCTTTGTGCAAATGGCGATTGCTCTTTATTTTGCTACCATTCTCAGTTTTAAGGTGCGTCTAAAAAATTTTTTTAAAGGGGTATTATTCTTCCCTTACTTACTGAACGGTGTAGCAATCGGTTTTATTTTTCTGTTCTTCTTCAGACCGGACGGTACACTTGACACGTTGATGCAATCTTTCGGTTTGGGCGAATATACGCAGGGTTGGCTGCTGAATCCCAACATCATTAATATCTCCCTCTCCGGTGCGTCTGTATGGAGATATATGGGTTTTAACTTTATTATTTTTCTGGGCGCAATCTCCTCTATCGGCAAGGATGTATATGAAGCTGCGGATATTGACGGTGCCAACCGCTGGCATCAGTTCCGCCACATTATTCTCCCAAGCATTAAAAGTATTGTTCAGTTGAATCTGATCTTGGCAATCAGTGGCGCTATCAGCGCCTTCGACATTCCATATATTATGACCGGTGGTTCCAACGGTAGTAACACGTTTGTCATCCAGACGGTGAACACCGCGTTTAAATTCAATAAGCTGGGCCTGGCTTCTGCGATGGCGGTCGTACTCTTGTTCATCGTGATTATTGTAACCTTGCTTCAAAAGCTGCTGATCAAGGAGGACAAATAG
- a CDS encoding glycoside hydrolase family 130 protein, whose amino-acid sequence MTTVKIIGENLPNIPWQNKPEGAVGPVWRHSDNPVVKRNPAKGIARIFNSAVVPYEGKFVGVFRAETINGRPHLHLGWSDDALNWNIEEERISFVDEQGKPFQPNYAYDPRLVKVEDTYYIIWCTDFYGASIGVAKTTDFKTFVRLGNPFLPFNRNGVLFPKRINGNFVMLSRPSDSGHTPFGDVFLSESPDFVYWGKHRHVMTKGGQGWWQSVKIGGGPAPIETTEGWLMFYHGVTGTCNGLVYSMGAVILDKDEPSKVKYRSSTYVLTPEEWYEERGFVPNVVFPCATLTDAGSGKIAIYYGAADTYVGVAYTTVQEIVDYVKATHEEVGDDAEIGIM is encoded by the coding sequence ATGACTACTGTCAAAATTATTGGAGAGAATCTACCGAATATTCCGTGGCAAAACAAACCTGAGGGAGCTGTTGGTCCCGTTTGGAGACATAGCGACAACCCGGTCGTCAAAAGAAATCCGGCCAAAGGCATCGCGCGTATTTTCAACAGTGCGGTTGTTCCTTATGAAGGCAAATTTGTGGGCGTATTTCGAGCCGAAACGATCAATGGCCGCCCTCATTTGCACTTGGGGTGGAGTGATGACGCACTGAATTGGAATATTGAAGAAGAGCGCATTTCGTTTGTAGACGAGCAAGGCAAGCCGTTCCAGCCAAATTATGCTTACGATCCGCGCTTGGTGAAGGTAGAAGATACTTATTATATCATCTGGTGCACTGATTTTTATGGAGCGTCCATCGGGGTGGCGAAAACGACTGATTTCAAAACGTTCGTGCGTTTGGGAAATCCGTTCCTGCCGTTTAACCGGAACGGCGTTCTGTTTCCTAAAAGAATTAACGGTAATTTCGTGATGTTATCCCGTCCAAGCGATAGCGGACATACGCCGTTTGGTGACGTGTTCCTGAGTGAAAGCCCGGATTTCGTCTATTGGGGCAAACACCGCCATGTCATGACTAAGGGCGGTCAAGGCTGGTGGCAATCCGTCAAAATCGGCGGCGGCCCTGCTCCAATCGAAACGACGGAAGGTTGGCTGATGTTCTACCATGGCGTAACGGGCACTTGCAACGGGCTTGTGTACAGCATGGGTGCGGTTATCCTCGATAAAGACGAGCCGTCCAAAGTCAAATATCGCTCTAGCACATACGTGCTAACACCGGAAGAGTGGTACGAGGAACGCGGTTTCGTGCCCAATGTTGTGTTCCCTTGCGCAACGTTGACGGATGCAGGTTCCGGCAAAATTGCGATTTATTATGGTGCAGCTGATACGTATGTAGGTGTGGCGTACACGACAGTCCAAGAAATCGTCGATTACGTGAAAGCAACGCATGAAGAAGTCGGTGATGATGCCGAAATCGGCATCATGTAA
- a CDS encoding ABC transporter substrate-binding protein gives MKKNKKVLGFIALVLVLTMLAGCGSKNNNAENNAQGNASGANNAATEQSGGEVSGEITVLTQRTDIVDTVFKDYATKFNEKYPKVKVNFQALSDYEGQVLVRMNSDDYGDVLLLPTSIPIKDLPEFFEPLGEYSELSKEYIGLEERMVEGKAYGIPTAVNFSGILYNKKVFADAGIATPPKTPAEFLDALKKIKEKGDAVPLYTNYADSWPLNQWESVLTTVAGSVDYVNVEQPNTDENFVPGKPHYELYKVLYDAAKEGLIEADPTTTNWEASKGDMANGKIGTMVLGSWAIAQVKELAANPDDIAYMPFPTNASEVIMPLSDDYLLGISKHSKNKEAARAWIEWFVKESGYPTEVAGGMSPVVGAPLPESLKAFEGTDVKFELQAPAKEGQEGLVDKIDKDAEIGLWQEGFKKRIIEAAIGNLNESYDDIMKDLNDAWVNSRAKVTKE, from the coding sequence GTGAAGAAAAACAAAAAAGTTCTCGGTTTCATTGCTTTGGTGCTGGTGTTGACGATGCTGGCAGGATGCGGATCCAAGAATAACAATGCGGAGAACAACGCGCAAGGGAATGCCTCTGGCGCAAACAACGCGGCGACTGAACAATCCGGGGGAGAAGTCTCCGGTGAAATTACCGTACTTACGCAAAGAACGGATATTGTAGATACAGTTTTCAAGGATTACGCAACAAAATTCAACGAAAAATATCCAAAGGTAAAAGTAAACTTCCAAGCTTTGTCTGACTATGAAGGACAAGTTTTGGTCCGCATGAATTCGGACGACTATGGCGATGTATTGTTGTTGCCGACTAGTATTCCGATTAAGGATCTCCCTGAGTTCTTCGAGCCGCTCGGCGAATATAGCGAGCTGAGCAAAGAATATATCGGTCTGGAAGAACGAATGGTAGAAGGCAAAGCTTACGGAATTCCGACTGCTGTTAACTTTTCGGGCATTTTGTATAACAAAAAGGTGTTTGCAGATGCAGGTATAGCGACGCCTCCCAAAACTCCCGCTGAATTTCTGGATGCATTGAAGAAGATTAAAGAAAAAGGCGATGCGGTTCCTCTGTATACCAATTATGCGGACAGCTGGCCGTTGAACCAATGGGAATCCGTTTTGACAACGGTAGCCGGGAGCGTTGATTACGTCAATGTGGAACAGCCGAATACAGATGAAAACTTCGTCCCTGGCAAACCTCACTACGAACTTTATAAGGTATTGTATGATGCAGCCAAAGAAGGCTTGATCGAAGCTGACCCTACGACAACAAACTGGGAGGCTTCAAAAGGGGATATGGCGAATGGGAAAATTGGTACAATGGTGCTCGGTTCCTGGGCGATCGCTCAAGTGAAGGAATTGGCGGCAAATCCTGATGATATTGCTTACATGCCGTTCCCGACTAATGCTTCTGAAGTAATTATGCCGTTATCTGACGATTATCTGCTCGGAATCAGCAAGCACAGTAAGAACAAAGAAGCGGCCAGAGCGTGGATCGAATGGTTCGTCAAAGAATCCGGGTATCCAACAGAAGTGGCTGGTGGTATGAGTCCGGTAGTAGGCGCTCCGCTCCCAGAATCCTTGAAAGCATTCGAAGGCACTGATGTAAAATTTGAATTGCAAGCACCTGCCAAGGAAGGGCAAGAAGGTCTGGTCGATAAAATCGACAAGGATGCCGAAATTGGTCTCTGGCAGGAAGGGTTCAAAAAGCGTATTATCGAAGCGGCAATCGGTAATCTGAACGAATCCTATGACGACATCATGAAAGACTTGAATGACGCATGGGTGAACTCTCGCGCGAAAGTAACGAAAGAATAG
- a CDS encoding carbohydrate ABC transporter permease, giving the protein MYRLRYSVANVVKYASLLFGAFVALIPIIVVLFASFKTNQEYGATSPLTPPDNWLNFSNYTKAFVNGKMLLGFGNTIIILVVSIIGATLIGSMIAYVLNRFKFRGNKLLMGAFLLATLIPSVTTQVATYRIINFFHLVDTRFAPILLYLGTDIIAVYIFMQFLDSISESLDESAMLDGASYFTIYWRIILPLLAPAIVTVIIVKGVNIYNDFYTPFLYMPSEDLQVLSTALFKFKGPYGSQWEVICAGIMITIIPILVVFLSLQKYIYNGFSQGSVK; this is encoded by the coding sequence ATGTACAGACTGAGATACAGTGTAGCCAATGTAGTCAAATACGCAAGCTTGCTATTTGGCGCGTTTGTTGCTCTGATTCCTATTATCGTCGTGTTGTTTGCCTCCTTCAAAACGAATCAGGAATACGGGGCAACAAGTCCGCTTACTCCTCCAGACAACTGGCTTAATTTTTCCAACTATACGAAAGCCTTTGTCAACGGGAAAATGCTGCTTGGTTTTGGAAACACGATCATCATCCTAGTTGTCTCCATTATTGGGGCGACTTTGATTGGTTCTATGATCGCTTACGTATTAAACCGTTTTAAATTCCGCGGAAATAAACTGTTGATGGGTGCGTTCCTTCTAGCCACGTTGATTCCCAGCGTAACGACTCAAGTTGCGACATATAGGATCATCAACTTCTTCCACTTGGTGGATACACGGTTTGCACCAATCCTTCTTTATCTAGGGACGGACATTATTGCAGTATATATTTTCATGCAGTTCCTGGATTCGATATCAGAATCGCTGGACGAATCTGCGATGTTGGACGGAGCGTCTTACTTCACGATTTATTGGCGAATCATTTTGCCTTTACTCGCCCCGGCTATTGTGACGGTCATCATTGTGAAAGGTGTAAACATTTATAACGACTTTTATACTCCCTTTTTATACATGCCGAGCGAAGACCTTCAAGTATTATCCACCGCTCTTTTCAAATTCAAAGGTCCTTACGGTTCACAGTGGGAAGTGATTTGCGCGGGCATTATGATTACGATTATTCCGATTCTAGTCGTGTTCTTGTCGTTGCAAAAATATATATACAACGGTTTTTCGCAAGGCTCAGTGAAATAA
- a CDS encoding substrate-binding domain-containing protein produces the protein MKSNITMKDIANKLGVSSVTVSKALNDKEGVSDNLKLKIKKVAGEMGYRFNSAAKSIKDGLSYNIGVMIPQRFTGLNDSFYLRVYQEIAVQLDHYGYFGILNILSSDEEEELSFPRVYSENKVDGIIILGQISKKYIETVQNMDLPKLFLDFYDEHAMIDSIVTDNFYGAYELTNYLIQNGHRDIAYVGNVHSTSSIQDRFLGYYKSLLEHGLKFEERLLLNDRDERGYYIDIELPDRMPTAFVCNCDQVAYNLCERLRGAGYRIPDDCSVVGFDNDIYATLNSPQLTTVEVDIEQMARTAVKSIMDKVSNPNRRNGRVLVHGKIIYRQSVRNISDSPVVL, from the coding sequence ATGAAAAGTAACATAACGATGAAGGATATCGCCAATAAATTGGGGGTCAGCAGCGTAACGGTATCTAAAGCGCTTAATGATAAAGAAGGCGTAAGCGACAATTTGAAGCTCAAAATTAAAAAAGTCGCTGGTGAAATGGGTTATCGTTTTAATTCTGCAGCGAAGTCCATCAAAGATGGACTCTCCTATAATATCGGCGTTATGATCCCTCAGCGTTTCACGGGCTTGAACGATTCCTTCTATCTTCGTGTTTATCAAGAAATCGCCGTACAACTGGACCATTACGGATATTTCGGGATCTTGAATATTTTGAGTAGCGATGAAGAAGAGGAACTAAGTTTCCCAAGAGTGTATAGCGAGAATAAAGTGGATGGCATCATAATTTTGGGCCAAATCAGCAAAAAATATATCGAAACGGTGCAAAATATGGATTTACCCAAGCTGTTTCTTGATTTCTATGATGAGCATGCCATGATCGATTCGATAGTTACCGATAACTTTTACGGTGCTTACGAATTAACGAACTATTTGATTCAAAACGGTCATCGGGACATCGCCTATGTTGGCAATGTACATTCTACAAGTAGCATTCAGGACCGTTTCCTCGGGTATTACAAATCCCTGTTGGAACACGGGCTGAAGTTTGAGGAACGCCTGCTGCTGAATGACCGGGACGAACGCGGCTATTATATCGATATCGAGCTTCCGGATCGCATGCCAACAGCCTTCGTTTGCAACTGTGACCAGGTAGCCTATAATTTATGTGAGCGCTTAAGAGGGGCGGGTTATCGAATTCCTGATGATTGCTCCGTGGTCGGCTTCGATAACGACATTTATGCCACTTTAAATTCACCTCAACTAACAACGGTAGAAGTAGATATTGAGCAAATGGCACGAACTGCCGTTAAGTCAATCATGGATAAGGTGTCGAACCCAAATCGCCGAAACGGGAGAGTCCTCGTGCATGGCAAAATTATCTATCGTCAATCCGTTCGAAATATATCGGATAGCCCAGTGGTCCTCTAA
- a CDS encoding IS3 family transposase (programmed frameshift) produces the protein MSKKIFTDKEIKLLSNNPYVKSVSSKAITYTDAFKQLFISESNQGKLPREIFEECGFDVTVIGVQRVKSSGNRWRASYQENGILGLQDTRSQASGRPLKRELTLEEKYARLEAQNNLLKAENELLKKIRFCRKGAEREIRLSPSQKYILIHTIIEKYQLHRMVNYLCKVSGVSRSGYYRYWSSEATQKRSQKEQRDEQLREVILKAFHFKRRKKGARSIKMTLEGQFKVIYNLKRIRRIMKKYDIVCPFRKANPYKRMMKATQEHRVVPNLLNREFKQNIPGKVLLTDITYLFYGSGKKAYLSTIKDSSTNEILAYHVSDRITMDLATDTLLKLKKNRRFKRADGAFIHSDQGSHYTHPDFQKMVKKMKLKQSMSRRGNCWDNAPQESFFGHFKDQASIKPCLTLHELKQEIKDYITYYNHYRYQWNLKKMTPVQYRDHLLQSA, from the exons ATGAGCAAGAAAATATTCACAGATAAAGAAATCAAGCTGTTATCTAACAATCCTTATGTGAAGTCCGTATCTTCAAAGGCAATTACGTATACGGATGCGTTTAAGCAATTGTTCATCTCAGAGAGCAACCAAGGCAAGCTGCCAAGAGAAATATTTGAAGAATGTGGTTTTGACGTAACCGTCATCGGGGTCCAAAGAGTCAAATCCTCAGGGAATAGATGGCGTGCGAGCTACCAGGAGAACGGAATCTTAGGTTTGCAGGATACAAGAAGCCAAGCATCAGGAAGACCTCTTAAACGGGAACTGACGCTGGAAGAGAAGTATGCCAGGTTGGAAGCTCAGAACAACTTGTTAAAAGCGGAGAACGAGTTGTTAAAAAAGATTCGTT TTTGCAGAAAGGGGGCAGAGCGAGAAATAAGGCTGTCACCTAGCCAGAAATATATCCTTATTCATACGATCATCGAGAAATATCAGCTCCACCGTATGGTCAATTATTTATGTAAGGTGTCAGGTGTCTCCAGAAGTGGATATTACAGGTACTGGTCTTCTGAAGCAACGCAAAAGAGAAGCCAGAAGGAACAGCGAGATGAGCAGCTAAGAGAAGTAATCTTAAAAGCATTTCATTTCAAAAGACGAAAGAAAGGGGCCCGTTCCATCAAGATGACATTGGAGGGGCAGTTTAAGGTAATCTACAATTTGAAACGGATTAGGAGGATTATGAAGAAATACGACATTGTATGTCCCTTCAGAAAGGCCAATCCCTATAAACGGATGATGAAGGCTACCCAGGAGCACAGGGTCGTTCCTAATCTGCTGAACCGGGAGTTTAAGCAGAACATCCCAGGTAAGGTATTGCTGACTGATATCACCTATTTATTTTACGGATCAGGTAAAAAAGCTTACTTATCAACAATCAAAGACAGCTCAACCAATGAAATCTTGGCATATCATGTGTCAGATCGGATCACCATGGATCTTGCGACAGATACTCTCCTGAAACTTAAGAAAAATCGAAGGTTTAAGAGAGCCGATGGTGCCTTCATTCATTCTGATCAGGGATCTCATTATACACATCCGGATTTTCAAAAAATGGTTAAGAAAATGAAATTGAAACAATCCATGTCTAGGCGAGGAAACTGCTGGGATAACGCCCCTCAGGAATCCTTTTTTGGCCATTTTAAAGATCAGGCTTCCATTAAACCTTGTTTGACTTTGCACGAGTTAAAACAGGAGATTAAGGACTACATAACCTATTACAACCACTACAGGTATCAATGGAATTTAAAAAAGATGACCCCTGTTCAATACAGAGATCATCTTCTTCAATCTGCCTAG